The Acanthochromis polyacanthus isolate Apoly-LR-REF ecotype Palm Island chromosome 2, KAUST_Apoly_ChrSc, whole genome shotgun sequence genome contains a region encoding:
- the lingo1b gene encoding leucine-rich repeat and immunoglobulin-like domain-containing nogo receptor-interacting protein 1-B encodes MTVLVSSRMVSGEAGGHSYLVACWQPILILMLGTVLSGSTTGCPSRCECNGQERSVVCHRRRLAALPEGIPTETKLLDLSKNRLKTLGPEEFINYPQLEELQLNENTISSIEPGAFGNLMNLRTLGLRSNQLKLIQLGVFTGLTNLTQLDISENKIVILLDYMFQELYNLRALEVGDNDLVFISPRSFHGLSNLESLNIEGCNLAAVPTDALSHLHNLLSLRLRYLNVTVIRDYSFKRLYRLRVLEISHMPALDTMTPKCLFGLNLTSLSVTNCNLTVIPYQAISHLRHLRFLNLSFNPIHTVEGNRLSNLQKLQAFHLTGGKLAAIEPYSFRGLNHLRVLNVSSNSLSTLEESVFHSVGNLETLALYDNPLACDCRLLWVFRRRWRLNFNRQQPMCASPEVVQGKEFKDFPDILPPDSFTCQKSKIVDYKVQESHVDEGTTIHFACQAEGNPIPVIMWLSPKKDYITTKTMGSRLSVSIDGTLEVRYAQIQDNGTYLCIASNAAGNDTKTAHLFVHSYSPNWPHQPNKTFAFISNQPSDEGANVTRATVPFPFDVKTLIIATTMGFISFLGVVLFCLVILFLWSRGKDNTKSSIEVEYVPRKEEAEEASPTEAPVQFNMKIM; translated from the coding sequence GTAAGCAGTAGGATGGTGTCCGGGGAGGCAGGGGGGCACAGCTACTTGGTGGCGTGCTGGCAGCCCATCCTGATCCTGATGCTCGGCACCGTCCTCTCCGGATCCACCACCGGTTGCCCCTCCAGATGCGAGTGCAACGGCCAGGAGCGTTCGGTCGTGTGCCACCGACGGAGGCTGGCTGCTCTCCCCGAGGGCATCCCCACCGAGACGAAGCTGCTGGACCTCAGCAAGAACCGTCTGAAGACCCTGGGGCCCGAGGAGTTCATTAACTACCCTCAGCTGGAGGAACTGCAGctcaatgaaaacacaatttccTCCATCGAGCCCGGGGCGTTCGGCAACCTCATGAACCTCCGGACTCTTGGTCTGCGCAGCAACCAGCTGAAGCTCATCCAGCTGGGGGTGTTCACGGGCCTCACCAACCTCACCCAGCTGGATATTAGCGAGAATAAAATAGTCATCCTGCTCGACTACATGTTCCAGGAGCTGTACAATCTGAGGGCTTTGGAGGTTGGCGACAACGACCTGGTGTTCATCTCGCCCAGGTCATTTCATGGCCTCAGCAACCTCGAGAGCCTCAACATTGAGGGATGCAATCTGGCCGCCGTGCCCACTGACGCCCTTAGCCATCTGCACAACCTGTTGTCACTCCGATTACGCTATCTGAACGTCACTGTCATAAGGGATTACTCCTTTAAGAGACTGTATCGGCTCCGAGTGCTGGAGATTTCTCATATGCCTGCCCTGGATACGATGACCCCGAAATGCTTGTTTGGACTCAACCTCACGTCTTTGTCCGTCACAAACTGTAATCTCACCGTCATCCCCTACCAAGCCATCAGCCACCTAAGACATCTTCGGTTCCTCAATCTGTCTTTCAATCCGATTCACACCGTAGAAGGGAACCGACTGTCCAATCTCCAGAAGCTCCAGGCTTTTCATTTGACTGGCGGGAAGCTGGCCGCCATCGAGCCCTACTCTTTCCGTGGACTCAACCACCTCCGAGTGCTCAACGTATCCAGCAACAGCTTGAGCACCCTGGAGGAGTCCGTCTTCCACTCGGTGGGGAACCTGGAGACCCTGGCGTTGTATGACAACCCCCTGGCCTGCGACTGCCGCCTGCTGTGGGTGTTTCGTCGGCGGTGGAGGCTCAACTTCAACCGGCAGCAGCCCATGTGCGCTTCACCCGAGGTCGTACAAGGAAAAGAGTTCAAGGATTTCCCCGACATCCTCCCTCCGGACTCCTTCACCTGCCAGAAATCGAAAATCGTGGATTACAAGGTACAGGAAAGCCACGTGGACGAGGGAACTACGATTCACTTCGCTTGCCAGGCTGAAGGCAATCCGATCCCGGTGATCATGTGGCTTTCCCCCAAGAAGGATTACATCACTACCAAAACTATGGGCTCGAGACTGTCTGTGTCTATTGACGGTACCTTGGAGGTGCGTTACGCCCAAATCCAGGACAATGGCACCTACTTGTGCATCGCGAGTAACGCAGCAGGAAACGACACCAAAACTGCTCATCTGTTTGTGCATAGCTACTCCCCGAACTGGCCCCACCAGCCAAACAAGACATTCGCCTTCATTTCCAACCAGCCGAGCGACGAAGGTGCTAACGTGACCCGGGCCACGGTTCCGTTCCCGTTCGATGTAAAGACACTCATCATTGCGACCACCATGGGATTTATCTCTTTCCTCGGAGTGGTCCTGTTCTGTCTTGTAATATTATTCCTCTGGAGCAGAGGGAAAGACAACACCAAGTCGAGTATAGAGGTTGAATATGTGCCACGTAaagaggaggcggaggaggccAGTCCGACCGAGGCACCGGTGCAATTTAACATGAAAATCATGTGA